In the Limnothrix sp. FACHB-406 genome, CTTTTCCAGGACTCGCTGATAAGCCCCTTCCACGTTTCCTAAATCTTGGCGGAAGCGATCCTTATCCAACACTCGGGCGATCGGGTCGGTTTCCTTGGCATCCCACAGGCGACAGGTATCCGGGCTAATCTCATCCCCCAGCACAATCCGCCCGCCGGAGTCGATGCCGAATTCGATCTTGAAGTCCACCAAGATAATGTCGCACTGCTGGAAAAAGTCGCGCAGGATTTCGTTAATCCGTTGGGTCAGCTCCGTAATTTCTCGTACCTGAGCTGGCGTGGCCAACTTCATGGCGTAGATTCGGCCCTCCGTCACCAATGGATCCCCAAATTCATCATTCTTGTAGCAGAACTCAATCAACGGGGGTTCCAGCGGCGTACCCAGGGCAATGCCCGTTTGTTTGCAAAGACTACCGGCGGCAAAATTCCGCACAATCACTTCCAACGGCACGATGGTCAAGGCCCGCACATTCATTTCATTGGGAGCGGGGCAGTCCACAAAGTGGGTCGGCACGCCCGCCGCTTCCAGCTTGCGAAACAGGTGTTCCGACATGGTGCAGTTAATGCGCCCTTTACCCGCGATCGTCCCTCGTTTTTGGGCATTGAACGCCGTGGCATCGTCCTTGTAACAGGCCAACAGAATGGTGGGATCCGCCGTGGCGTACAGGATTTTGGCTTTGCCTTCGTAAAGCTTTTGTAGAGCGGTCATGGATTCCTGAAGCGCAATAATTCCTGAAGCGCAATAAATTTCGACCCATCCAGCTTAGGGCCTGTCGTCCATGGCCAGCCGCTGAGCGATCATGACGGCTCGATGGCCGCCCGGTGGCCTGGTTGGATTGCTGCAATTCTGCACTGCTGTGTGGCTGTTGCGTGGCTAGAGTCCCGTTTGGTTAAATCCCCACCCGATCGCGATCGGGGTTTAGCCATTGCCACAGGAAATCGTAGTGATGGATATAGCCTGGTTCCTCAGCCACGCGGGCGGCCGCCAACAGGGGCGACACCAGCGCCTTAATCGTCAGGGCAATCAGAAACGGAATTCCGACCAGGGCGCTGCAAAGGGCGGCCGCTACCAAAACGTTGAGATGAAAATTCACGGCCGATCGGGCGTTGGCCTGGGCCCGGGGGTCAGGAGCCGCCACCATAATTGCGATCGCCAAACCGCAGCAGACCAATTCCAATAACACTGCGCGATCGACCCCGATCGGGGCCAGGGTCACCATTCCCAAACCGCAGCCCAGGAACACTGACCAGTGGGCCAACGTTGCCAGCCAATCCGACTGATCCGGTTGGGGCGGATTGGTGCGCCAAGGCTCGAACTGCCATTGCCCAAGTTGCCATCCCATAAACACCTCCTGACCGGTCAATGCGGGCGACGATGTTCGGCGGCCGTCTCAACCGAGTTTCAACGTTTCAACCCAAGGTCAACCGACTTGTGTTAGCAACCACCACACCACAACAACACGATCGGGCAACCAAAACATCGATACCTTAGTTCTATCGACTTTTGGGGACAGCATCCTGAGGACTTGGCGGCTTGTAATGTTTATTTGCACTCATTTGTGCTGATCGCGCCGCTTTGCTTCCCCGCTGCTCCAGGGGGCGATCGCAGGGCGCAAGTCACCCAAACCTATTCCTGAACCAATAATCCTGCGTAGATCCTGCGTAAATCCTGAGCAAATCCCGAACCAATTCCAGGCGAATTCCGAGCAAATTCCGAGCAAATCAGTGAAGCCTGAGCACATTTTTCCTGATCAAACTTTACGTATCTTTACGCTCTTATCTCCGCTGGCCCCTCAGGCTTTACGCTAAAAACGCCGATCGGCCTCCCTGTTTTTGAGACTCAATCCTTTAACACCCTATGTTCCCCACCCATCGCCCTCGTCGTTTGCGGACTAGCGAAACCCTGCGCCGCATGGTTGCGGAAACCGTCGTCACCACCAACGATTTGATCTACCCGTTGTTTGCAGTGCCGGGTGAAGGGGTGGCGAACGAAGTGAAGTCGATGCCGGGTGTTTATCAACTCTCGATCGACAAAATCGTTGAAGAAGCCAAACAGGTTTATGACCTAGGAATTCCTGCCATCATTTTGTTTGGAATTCCCGCTGAAAAAGACACCGACGCAACCGGTGCTTGGCATGATTGCGGCATTGTCCAAAAGGCAACCGAAGCCGTGAAAAAAGCCGTGCCCGATTTGGTGGTGGCGGTGGATACTTGCCTGTGCGAATACACCAGCCACGGGCACTGTGGCTATTTGGAAACGGGCGATCTCAGCGGACGAGTTCTGAATGATCCCACCTTGGAATTGCTGAAAAAAACCGCCATTGCCCAAGCCAATGCCGGAGCCGACATCATTGCACCTTCGGGGATGATGGATGGGTTTGTGAAATCCATTCGGGAAGCCTTGGATGCGGCTAAATTCCAAGACATTCCAATCCTCTCCTACGCCGCCAAATATGCCTCGGCTTACTATGGGCCGTTCCGGGATGCGGCTGAATCAACCCCGCAATTTGGCGATCGACGCACCTATCAAATGGATCCGGCCAATGGACGGGAAGCCATCAAGGAAATTGTCCTGGACATTGCTGAAGGGGCAGATATGTTGATGGTGAAGCCGGCCCTGGCCTACATGGACATCATTTGGCGCGTGAAGGAAGCTAGCAATTTGCCTGTGGCGGCCTATAACGTTTCCGGTGAATATTCGATGGTGAAGGCGGCGGCCCTCAACGGTTGGATTGATGAGCAACGCGTGGTGATGGAAACCATGACTAGCTTTAAGCGATCGGGCGCAGATTTGATTCTGACTTACCACGCCAAGGATGTGGCTCGCTGGCTGAAGGGCTAAGCGGATTCCTGAGACGTATTTTCAGGCACTCACGAAGCATCGGCTGCTATGGGGCAAGGGGCTTAGGGCCTGTCGTCAAATCGCCTGAAACCTTGATTCCGCCGTTGGCAGATCGTGGGGGACAAGGGGCTTAAGCCCCTTGTCTTTGATAAAGCTTTTTGGATTTGGTTTTTTAGATCCAGGGTGCTCCTGAGGTAAGTGGCACAGGCGGCGGCACTCGAATTGAGGAAGCTGCGTCTGCTAAAACAGGCCTCAACAAGTCTCTCCTGGAAATCTATGACACTCGTTACCTCCCTGGCCGATAACGGCCCCGGTTCCCTGCGTGCGGCCTTGGCGGCGGCCCCCAATGGCGACACCATCACCTTTGCCCCCAACTTGGCCAACCAAACCATTCGCCTCACCAGTGGCCAACTGTTGGTCGATCGGGACATCATCATCGATGGAGCCAATGCGCCAGGGTTGGTAATTAGCGGCAACGAAAGCAGCCGGGTGTTTTATGTCAGCAAGCAGGGCGGTTCCGCCACGTTTCGCAACCTGACCGTGGCCGATGGGCGCACCCGAGGAGCCACCAACGTCAGCACTTCCGGCGCGGGGATTGGCACTGACATTCGCGTCAACCTGACGATCGATAACGTCACCTTCCGCAACAACGAGGCGGAAAACTTCTCCGGCGGTGCGGTGTCCCTGGAGTTTCAGGGGAAGGGCACGATCACCAACAGCCGCTTTGACAACAACCGAGCCAGCCAAAAAAATAGCGGCTCGATCGTGGAGTTTGGGGCCGGCGCGGTGCAAAGTTGGGCCGAAACGACGCTGGTGGTGCGCAACAGCGAATTCACCAACAACAAAGGAACCAACGGCGGGGCGATCGGCACGATCCAAACCGAGTTGCTAGTGGAAAACAGCCGTTTTGTGGGCAACGATTCCAGCAAAGGCGGCGCGGCCTTTTGGGGCCAAGGTGGGGCCATCTACGCTGACGCTGCCAGCAAATTTGGCGATGGGGTGGGTGGTCAAATGATCATTCGGAGCAGCTACTTTTCGGCCAACCGAGCCGCTGCTCAAGGGGGGGCGCTTTCGCTCTATCCCTACCGACCGGACAAGGCGTTGATTGAGAATTCAATCATTGTTGACAACACCGTGGTGGCCGATCCGGGCGGGAATGGCTTGGGGGGCGGTGTGCGCTTGGCCGTGGGTGATGCGATCATTCGCAACAGCACGATCGCCAATAACAATGCTGAAACTCAAGGCGGCGGGGTTTGGATTGCGGAAGATGCTTCAGTGCAAATCATCAACACCACGATCGGGAATAACAAAGCAGTGAATCCCGATCCGCTGCGGGGAATTGGCGGCGGCATTTTCTTTGCCAATAATCAGGCGAACAAGCTCATTAATGTCACCTTGGCTAACAACACCGCGAGTGGCTTTGGCGGCGGCATTTTCAAAAATGATGCGTCCTCGGTGGAAGTCACGAACAGTTTGTTCGTAAACAATCGGGCCGGCAACAGCTTTAGCGAATCGTTCCAAACCAACCGCACCCTGACCGATGGGGGTAATAACCTGCAATTTCCCGCCTCGTTGCCCGGGGGCAAAGATCCGCAAATTACCGGCAGCGCGATCGTAGCCGATCCAAAGCTGGGGCCCCTGCAAGACATTGGCGGCGGCCAATTGGGCTATTTGTTGCAAGCGGGCAGCCCGGCCATTAACGCCGGAAAAGCCGTGGCCGGTGTGACGACGGATCAGCGCAGTTTGCCGCGTGATGGGGCGATCGACATTGGCTCCACGGAATTTGGTGTGGGTGGCGGTGGTACAACTCCGCCCCCAGCGGGTCAGTTCACTTCCGGTAATGATGACCTGAACTTGACCGATAACGCTGATTCGGCCGATGCCCTGGCCGGGAACGATCGGGTGGTGGCCCTCAGCGGGAGTGACAATGTTTTTGGGAATGCGGGCGATGACAGCCTCTTTGGGAATGCGGGTGATGACACGCTGTTGGGTGGCGATGGTGCGGATTTCCTGTTTGGCGGGCGCGATCGCGATCGACTCTTCGGCAACCTAGGCAATGACCAGATCTTCGGCAACATCGGTGACGATGAGCTTTATGGCGGTCGTGATGCGGATAGCCTGTTTGGCGGCCAAAACAACGACAGCCTGTTTGGCAACATCGGTGCAGACTTGCTCTCGGGCGATTTGGGTGATGATTCCCTCTTTGGGGGGCAAGACAATGACACCCTGTTGGGCGGTGACGGAGCCGATTTGCTCTCGGGCGATTTGGGCAACGATCTCCTCACGGGGGGCGCGGGGGCCGATCGGTTCATCATCGGTTCCGGCAAGGGCACGGAAACGATTACTGATTACCAAGACGGCACGGACAGGATTTTGCTGGCGGCTCCGTTGGCCTTTGGTGGTCTCAGTTTTGCCACGGTCAGCGGTGGGGCGGAAATTCGCTTTGGCAGTGAGGTGTTGGCCTTTGTGCAGGGGGTGAGTCCGGCGGTGTTTGACCCGGCAGACTTCGGAACCATCTAGCACTATTTAAGGGGCGATCGCCCAATCCAACCTGGCCGATCGCCCCTTGTCATAATGAGACCAATTGCGATCGTGAGGATCCGCCAATGATTGCCCAAACCCCCAGCGCACCGGGAATAATCCAACCGAAACCGATCGAGTATCCCGACAGCGACGGCCAGCCGATGGCAGACAACACCAAACAATTCCAATGGATTCAAACCATCCATAGCAACCTCGCTGCCCTTTTCGCCGATGATCCCCAAGTCTTCGTAGCGGGCGACTTGCTTTGGTATCCCGTTGAAGGCGACAACAAAACCCGCCAAGCGCCCGATGTGATGGTGGTGTTTGGCGCACCCAAGGGCGATCGGGGTTCCTATATGCAATGGCGCGAAAACAACATCGCCCCGCAGGTGGTGTTTGAAATTTTGTCGCCGGGGAATCGCCTAACCGAAATGATGAAAAAGCAGATGTTCTATCACCGCCATGGCGTGGAGGAATATTACATCTATGACCCCGATCGCAACGACTTGAGCATCTTGATTCGGGGGGCAGGCGAGGCGCTGGAACCGGTGGATGAACCGGATAGTTGGGTCAGTCCTCGGTTGGGCATTCGGTTCCAACTGGGCGAAGAAACCCTCACGCTCCTGCGGCCAGACGGCCAGCCTTTTTCCACCCTGATTGAGGAGCGCCAACGGGCTGAACAAGCGGAGCAGCAAGCCGCACAAGCACGGGAGCAAGCTGAGCAGGCCCAACAACAGGCGGCAGAAGAGCGCCAACGGGCTGAACAGGCCCAGCAGCGTGCCGATCGCCTCGCGGCTCGACTACGAGAATTGGGGCTGGATCCCGAAACGATCGACCCCTAAAGCACAGGAAAGGGAGTAAGCATCAATGTTGCGATCGATCAAAATTGGCCGGGTCAAAATCGGCTTGGTGGGATGGGGACTTTGGCTAGGGACGATCGCTCCTGGCCAGTCGATCGCCCGGGCCATGCCTTCACCAACGTCCGAACCACCGGTTTTGCCGGTTTTGATTGATTGCCAAAACTTGCAAC is a window encoding:
- the hemB gene encoding porphobilinogen synthase; this encodes MFPTHRPRRLRTSETLRRMVAETVVTTNDLIYPLFAVPGEGVANEVKSMPGVYQLSIDKIVEEAKQVYDLGIPAIILFGIPAEKDTDATGAWHDCGIVQKATEAVKKAVPDLVVAVDTCLCEYTSHGHCGYLETGDLSGRVLNDPTLELLKKTAIAQANAGADIIAPSGMMDGFVKSIREALDAAKFQDIPILSYAAKYASAYYGPFRDAAESTPQFGDRRTYQMDPANGREAIKEIVLDIAEGADMLMVKPALAYMDIIWRVKEASNLPVAAYNVSGEYSMVKAAALNGWIDEQRVVMETMTSFKRSGADLILTYHAKDVARWLKG
- a CDS encoding DUF4870 domain-containing protein produces the protein MGWQLGQWQFEPWRTNPPQPDQSDWLATLAHWSVFLGCGLGMVTLAPIGVDRAVLLELVCCGLAIAIMVAAPDPRAQANARSAVNFHLNVLVAAALCSALVGIPFLIALTIKALVSPLLAAARVAEEPGYIHHYDFLWQWLNPDRDRVGI
- a CDS encoding choice-of-anchor Q domain-containing protein, translating into MTLVTSLADNGPGSLRAALAAAPNGDTITFAPNLANQTIRLTSGQLLVDRDIIIDGANAPGLVISGNESSRVFYVSKQGGSATFRNLTVADGRTRGATNVSTSGAGIGTDIRVNLTIDNVTFRNNEAENFSGGAVSLEFQGKGTITNSRFDNNRASQKNSGSIVEFGAGAVQSWAETTLVVRNSEFTNNKGTNGGAIGTIQTELLVENSRFVGNDSSKGGAAFWGQGGAIYADAASKFGDGVGGQMIIRSSYFSANRAAAQGGALSLYPYRPDKALIENSIIVDNTVVADPGGNGLGGGVRLAVGDAIIRNSTIANNNAETQGGGVWIAEDASVQIINTTIGNNKAVNPDPLRGIGGGIFFANNQANKLINVTLANNTASGFGGGIFKNDASSVEVTNSLFVNNRAGNSFSESFQTNRTLTDGGNNLQFPASLPGGKDPQITGSAIVADPKLGPLQDIGGGQLGYLLQAGSPAINAGKAVAGVTTDQRSLPRDGAIDIGSTEFGVGGGGTTPPPAGQFTSGNDDLNLTDNADSADALAGNDRVVALSGSDNVFGNAGDDSLFGNAGDDTLLGGDGADFLFGGRDRDRLFGNLGNDQIFGNIGDDELYGGRDADSLFGGQNNDSLFGNIGADLLSGDLGDDSLFGGQDNDTLLGGDGADLLSGDLGNDLLTGGAGADRFIIGSGKGTETITDYQDGTDRILLAAPLAFGGLSFATVSGGAEIRFGSEVLAFVQGVSPAVFDPADFGTI
- the purC gene encoding phosphoribosylaminoimidazolesuccinocarboxamide synthase, giving the protein MTALQKLYEGKAKILYATADPTILLACYKDDATAFNAQKRGTIAGKGRINCTMSEHLFRKLEAAGVPTHFVDCPAPNEMNVRALTIVPLEVIVRNFAAGSLCKQTGIALGTPLEPPLIEFCYKNDEFGDPLVTEGRIYAMKLATPAQVREITELTQRINEILRDFFQQCDIILVDFKIEFGIDSGGRIVLGDEISPDTCRLWDAKETDPIARVLDKDRFRQDLGNVEGAYQRVLEKVLAN
- a CDS encoding Uma2 family endonuclease; this encodes MIAQTPSAPGIIQPKPIEYPDSDGQPMADNTKQFQWIQTIHSNLAALFADDPQVFVAGDLLWYPVEGDNKTRQAPDVMVVFGAPKGDRGSYMQWRENNIAPQVVFEILSPGNRLTEMMKKQMFYHRHGVEEYYIYDPDRNDLSILIRGAGEALEPVDEPDSWVSPRLGIRFQLGEETLTLLRPDGQPFSTLIEERQRAEQAEQQAAQAREQAEQAQQQAAEERQRAEQAQQRADRLAARLRELGLDPETIDP